In Scleropages formosus chromosome 18, fSclFor1.1, whole genome shotgun sequence, one DNA window encodes the following:
- the mfap5 gene encoding microfibril associated protein 5: MGGFPVVLLLCSFQVLIAVVWAQQAVQEITFFENDATPEPPQECREETYPCTRMYSVHQPIKRCIHSLCLYSIPRVYVINKEICVRTVCQQEEFLRAELCRERSGWPKRLQRSTKKRCRRRNSRTWENKN, from the exons ATGGGCGGCTTTCCAGTAGTACTGCTCCTCTGCAGTTTCCAAG TGCTTATTGCTGTTGTTTGGGCCCAACAGGCAG TGCAAGAAATCACTTTCTTTGAAAATGATGCAACGCCTGAACCAccacaag AATGCAGAGAGGAGACGTACCCATGCACTAGGATGTACTCCGTCCATCAGCCAATAAAAAGGTGCATCCATTCCCTGTGCCTCTACAG CATTCCCCGGGTCTACGTGATCAACAAAGAGATCTGCGTAAGAACGGTGTGCCAGCAAGAGGAATTCCTCCGAG CGGAACTGTGCAGAGAGAGATCTGGTTGGCCAAAACGCCTTCAGAGGTCAACCAAAAAGCGCTGCCGCCGCAGGAACTCCAGGACctgggaaaataaaaactga